The Doryrhamphus excisus isolate RoL2022-K1 chromosome 1, RoL_Dexc_1.0, whole genome shotgun sequence genome includes a window with the following:
- the cdk5rap1 gene encoding CDK5 regulatory subunit-associated protein 1, with product MKQLRNLSSALFSFPQMWLPFRCSRVRLCCNSNERRQTFKTKMSSGPSFHDFIRGVTSEKKSAADTEYQHQYLPDDLAMGNSRKVYFETYGCQMNVNDTEIAWSILHDKGYQRTTQLNEADVVLLVTCSIREKAEQTIWNRLQQLTAMKKKRLKSRTPMKIGILGCMAERLKTELLEREKLVDVLAGPDAYRDLPRLLTVAEGGQQASNLLLSLEETYADVMPVHHSPQGHSAFVSIMRGCDNMCSYCIVPFTRGRERSRPVSSVLEEVRMLSDQAMKEVTLLGQNVNSYRDTSEEQFCGANPTKLSRGFKTVYRAKQGGLRFSDLLDRISQVDPDMRIRFTSPHPKDFPDEVLHLIAERGNICKQIHLPAQSGSTQVLNAMRRGYTREAYLELVRNIRSIIPEVSLSSDFISGFCGETEEDHQQTLSLIREVGYNIGFLFAYSMRKKTHAFHSLQDDVPVAVKQHRLEECISVFRQEAARVNAALVGSTQLVLVEGESKRSAKELCGRTDGNMRVIFPREDVAVRSAESETAAVSAGDYVLVKILSSSSQSLRGQALCHSSLGSSFMQAQHLPRYRCDEHLATEPTVIAT from the exons ATGAAACAATTGAGAAATCTCAGTAGTGCGTTATTTTCCTTTCCCCAAATGTGGTTACCCTTCAGGTGTTCCCGGGTCAGGTTGTGTTGTAATTCAAATGAAAGGAGGCAAACATTCAAAACTAAAATGTCGTCTGGTCCAAGCTTTCATGATTTCATCAGAGGAGTCACAAGTGAGAAAAAAAGTGCCGCAGACACCGAATACCAACACCAGTATCTTCCTGATGACTTGGCGATGGGAAATTCACGCAAAG TTTATTTTGAAACCTATGGATGCCAGATGAATGTAAACGACACTGAGATTGCCTGGTCAATACTACACGACAAGGGCTATCAACGTACTACACAACTAAACGAG GCAGACGTTGTCCTACTCGTAACATGTTCCATAAG agAAAAAGCTGAACAAACGATCTGGAACAGACTCCAACAACTGACAGCCATGAAGAAGAAACGCCTGAAGAGTCGTACACCGATGAAAATTGGGATTTTAG GTTGTATGGCTGAGAGATTGAAGACGGAGCTTTTGGAGCGAGAGAAGCTTGTCGATGTTCTTGCTGGGCCCGACGCCTACCGTGATCTCCCCCGTTTGTTGACCGTGGCCGAGGGAGGTCAACAGGCAAGCAACCTGCTGCTGTCGTTGGAGGAGACCTACGCTGACGTCATGCCGGTCCACCACTCTCCGCAGGGGCACAGTGCCTTCGT GTCCATCATGCGGGGCTGTGACAATATGTGCAGCTACTGCATTGTTCCCTTCACCCGCGGTCGCGAGAGGAGTCGACCTGTCAGCTCTGTTCTCGAGGAAGTGCGTATGCTCTCAGACCAGGCAA TGAAGGAGGTGACATTGCTGGGCCAGAATGTGAACAGCTACCGAGACACATCTGAAGAGCAGTTCTGTGGTGCCAATCCCACCAAGCTGAGCCGCGGCTTTAAGACGGTGTACCGCGCTAAACAGGGAGGTTTGCGTTTCTCGGACCTGCTGGACAGAATATCCCAGGTGGATCCCGACATGAGGATCAGATTCACGTCACCCCATCCTAAGGACTTTCCCGATGAG GTTTTGCATTTGATAGCAGAGAGAGGAAACATTTGTAAACAGATCCATCTTCCAGCTCAGAGTGGCAGCACTCAGGTTTTGAACGCTATGCGTCGTGG CTACACAAGAGAAGCTTATCTTGAGCTGGTACGGAACATCAGGAGTATTATTCCAG AGGTCAGTCTCAGCAGTGACTTCATCTCGGGCTTCTGCGGTGAGACCGAGGAAGACCACCAGCAGACGCTGTCCCTCATCAGAGAAGTGGGCTACAACATCGGGTTCCTCTTTGCCTACAGTATGAGAAAG AAAACCCATGCGTTCCATTCCCTCCAAGATGACGTGCCAGTAGCGGTTAAGCAACACAGGCTGGAGGAGTGCATCAGTGTGTTCAGACAGGAAGCTGCAAGGGTCAACGCTGCTCTTGTTGGCAGCACGCAGCTTGTCCTGGTGGAGGGG GAGAGTAAGAGGTCTGCCAAGGAGCTGTGTGGGAGAACAGATGGCAACATGAGAGTGATCTTTCCCAGAGAGGATGTGGCTGTTCGGTCTGCAGAGTCCGAAACAGCTGCGGTCAGCGCTGGGGACTACGTACTGGTGAAG ATATTGTCATCCAGCTCACAGAGCCTGAGAGGTCAAGCGTTGTGCCACAGCTCCCTTGGAAGCTCCTTCATGCAGGCCCAACATCTGCCCAGGTATCGATGTGATGAACATTTGGCGACAGAACCAACCGTGATTGCAACTTGA